Genomic segment of Pongo pygmaeus isolate AG05252 chromosome 1, NHGRI_mPonPyg2-v2.0_pri, whole genome shotgun sequence:
CCTAGAATATCAAAGACAAAGCTGTCATTAACGAAATATTCCAAGGCCTGGATGCTAATCAAGATGAACAGGTCGACTTTCAAGAATTCATATCCCTGGTAGCCATTGCGCTGAAGGCTGCCCATTACCACACCCACAAAGAGTAGGTAGCTCTCTGAAGGCTTTTTACCCAGCAATGTCCTCAACGAGGGTCTTTTCTTTCCCTCACCAAAACCCAGGCTTGCCTGTGGGGAGTAAGTGTTAATAAACACACTCATGAAAAGTTCTGAATAGTGTCTgtgaacttttttctttccatgccTGTGGTTCCCAAACTTGATCACACCTCACCCCTGCTCTTCTGGCAGTCTAATTTAGATCCCTTAGAACTCCTGCCCCATTTGTTCATTTGATcaccaattatttatttattgaattatttattgaatgtccaccattcattcattcattcactcactcaacaaatgttCACTGAGCATCAGAGACCAAAGACACAAAGTCCTTGACCTCTTAGAGCTTGCATATTATTGGGGAGaggatagaaaataaataaatagacaaacaaataaaaatatattgtatggCTGGCCAtcgtggcatatgcctgtagttccagtactcaggaggctggggcgagaggattgcttgagtccaagagtttgaggctgtagtgtgctatgattgcGCTTGTGAAtagctattgcattccagcctgggcaacacagcaagaacctgtctttaaacatatatatatatatatatacatatatatgtatatatatgatatgagaTGATATGATATGACATGATGTGATCATATTGATACAATAGTAGTTAATGATAAGttatatgaagaaaactaaaGTAGAGAAGTAGAGTTggggtggaaagggaaggaaggtgaTGTTGGTTTAGATGGAGTGGTCAGGGTATACATTTGAGCAGAAatctgaaagaaatgaagaagagtGACTTGCAGCTATCTAGGGGCCAGGAGTTCCTGGCAGTGAGTAGCCAAGGCTCTTGGTGGGCATATACGTGACCTGCTCAAAGAGTAGCACAGAAGCCAGTATACCTGGAGTACAGTGACTGAAATGGGGAGTGGTGGGGAATATGAGCCTATAGGTATCAGGAAGCAGATAACAGCAGCTTGCAGACCATGGGGAGGACTTTGGACTTTATTCTAAATGTGCTAAGGGGACACTAGGGGGTTTTGACCAGGGGAGCGGAATGATTCTATTTATGCTTTGAAGGATTACTTTGGCTGCTTTTGTGGAGAACAGATTGTAGAGCACAGGCAAGCATGGAAGCTAAGAGATCAGCTAAGAAGAGATTCCCCAGGGCAATCCTGTCCAAGAGAAATATAATATGTGTAACTTAAAATTTACTAGAAACcatatttaaaaaagtaaaaataaaggggaattaattttaataacatattttgttAACCTAATAGATCTAAAATATTATCACTTCAGCTGTAATATTATTGTTGAGATagtttacattcttttctttcattttaagacTTTGAAATCCAAAGATTCACATATGACCAcgtttcaagtgctcagtagtcaTGTATAGATTGTGGCAACCATATTAGACCCTGAAGCCCTAGATCGTTTCAGAGATGGAATGAGGCTGGACTagggtggtggtaatggtggtgacaAGGGGTGGTCAGATTATCAATACATTTTGAAGGTTGAAATTGAAAAATCAAGGATTACTCCAAAGGTTTTCCCCTAAGACACTGGGCTGGATGCTAGGGATACAGAGATGAAAGAACAAGTCCTTGGCTTAGATGTTCATCTCTGGCTGGGGAAGGCCTGAATCAGGAGGAATCCCTATGCCATGTCATATATGTTTTGGCAGAAGTAACTATAGGATGTTGTGGGAGAATAGAGAGTGACCCAGCTTTGGGGGTGGGCTGGGGCCAGTTAGGATACCTGAAAGAGTGGACACATGGTCATAAAATTTGGGGCAGAACTTTGAAAGGGGGGAAATGATATAGAATTTGCATGTCTGTGGGCATGGGATAGTAAGAAACACTCTCTGTGGTTTTCTTaaagaaggaaagggatggaaaggagcTGGGAAAAACAAAGAGCAAGGGACCAGGGAGAAGAGTATTATTCCCTGTCCAACAAAGGGTCAGGGGAGACTTCCCTGACTAGACTCTCCACACTAGTCCAGGCCAGGTTCTTTGTTTAACACTCCTGTAGGACTATGCTGCTCTCCTTTGGTGCTCTTGTCTTCTTTTGTGGTTCTGGATCCATGGCCATGATTATTTGTTAATATTCATCTTCTCTGATGGACTAGGTTGTTAAAGAGCAGGTGCTGAATCACTGTGAATCACTAGcacaagcacagtgcctggcaagagGTGGTTGTTTGCTATGGATTGAATATTTGTGTTCCTGTTGagattcatgttgaaacttaatccccaatgcaagtATTAAGAGGTCGGggtttaggaggtgattaggccatgacgCCTCCACCCTTTTGAATGGGTTGGTGCATTATGAAAGGGCTTGAGGAAGCAAGTTTTCCCCTTTTAaaccttccaccatgtgaggacacagtgctcctcccctctggaggaagcagcaacaaggcaccattttggaagcagagagcagccctcaccaggcacctgaacctgccagcaccttgatcttggacttcccagcctccagaactgtgggaaataaatttgtgttgtttataaattatctgttctatgatattttgttatagtggcATGAGGACACTAGGACAATGTTtgataaacatttcttaaatgaataaatgtgtggAAATCAATAAGTTTGTTGGCTTGACTGTCTATAACGGGCCCCAGGGAAAATATGAAGAAGCATGGCCTCAGGGACAGCTGTTGGGCCCTGATGAGAAGTGCAATTCAATCTGATCAGCGGAAGTCACTGGAAACCTCCCTGTCCTCCAACCCCTGACTCCTCCAACCAACCATTAAAGTCAGGTCAGGTCTGGCACTGATGGGGAGCATGAAATCAGAAGTCAGCCCCAGTCCCTGTTTAGTGGGACCATCAAGATACACACAGAAGAGGCAGCAGGGGCACAGCCTTGGGCTCTGGCAGACCCTCCCGTGGCTGCTTCCTCTGTAgcaggatattttaaaaaataagagagactGATGGGGTTGAGGaggatatttattaattatttaggtGCACTGGTCCAGtcggattaacatccaaaggactgagccctcaacTATGAAATCAGCAGAAGTCAGTGGAAAGTCATTTCCACCTTCAAAATGTATTGATAATCTGACCACCCCTTgtcaccaccattatcatcaccctAGTCCAGCCCCATTCCATTTCTGAAATGATCTAGGGCTTCAGAGTCCAGTATGGTTGTCATGATCTATACATGACTACTGAGGACTTGAAACATGGTCATATGTGTGAGACGTACTAGAACTGTAATATACTGGATTTCAATTAATTGAGACATGCGttacatcatttcttacttttcaaggaaaaacatgttttatgacTTGAGTTTATTtgtctagtgaccttgcagctgcgTAGCTAGAGAAACAGGTCTTCATTATGCCTGGGAAATGaggagagataaggctcactagctacagaaaaacaggcagttaatttttaaaggactccagctctttctccttctcagggggaattgggttttcttacatacaactgagtttctgcttacacattctttaatttcttttaattcctgttgCACCTCTGGATCTTCTTCAGCAGCAGTGGCAGGCCAGGGGgcaaaattaaagaattttagaAAGCTTAGATACCCTGCTGGAGGTCAGGCAAGACAGATATGAGGAAAGTGGGAAGGGGAGCTTTTTACTGCAGGAGAGTGGGTTTGGCTTTTGGCTTATTTACTGTGAAGCCATGCAGAGACAGTGTATGGGAAGCTGGGATTCAGGACAAGTGACAAATGATGAGTCCTGGGCACACGGTCTTGGGGTGAAGGTTTGCTGACCACCCCCACCAGAGGAAACAACTGCATCTGTGAGATGCAGTTGTGTGGAAAGTGTGTGAGAAAGCAGAAGCCTGTAGATGGGGTTGAGGGGAGAGTCTGAAGATGGGGGAGAAGTGGGAttggcagaagaggaagaaatgtgTGATCCAGGGAAGGGAGTCCTGGAATGGCCCAAGCCTGGAAGGCTTCCATCACCAAATGTGAATGAGAATGTGAGAGCATTTGGGGAAAGCCTTCCCTCACTGCATGACCTTGGCCAAATCACTTTGCCTCTCTgggtctttgttttctttatttttgaagaattcAAAGggattttaaatatctattttggAAAGTTTTAGACTAGGTGAATACTCAGGTGTCAGCCAGTGTTAGTGCTCTGAGAGATTTCAGTTGGATAGAGAGGAACTTTGTGCAGGGTCTAGAAGGAGAACATCACTTAGTGAGAGGGTAGGAAGGAGGATGTCCCTTGGTGCTAAAAAGTAGCAGTCGAGAGTGTGAGGCTAGAAGTTATGCTTCTGTGTTCAAATCTTAGCATTGCCACTTACTAACTGTgagaccttgaacaagttacttagaATCTTTAAACCTCAATTTTCACATCAGTAGCATGGGGATAACCACAGCACCCCTCTCCCAGAGTTGGTGAGAGGATTAGGtcatctcctttttttcctttttttcttttttcttttttgagatggagtcttgctctgttgcccaggctgaagtgcagtggcgtgatctcagctcactgcaagctccgcctcccggattcacaccattctcctgcctcagcctcctgagtagatgggactacaggtgcccgccaccacgccaggctaattttttttgtatttttagtagagacggggtttcaccatgttagccaggatggtctcgatctcctgacctcatgatccacccgcctcggcctcccaaagtgctgggattacaggcatgagccacgcgaCTGGCCAGGATTAGGTCATCTCATAGCACATGGAAAGCACTTGGCACAGTATCTGATGCAGAGTAAGCACTCAACAAACATTAGCAATAACAGTAAGATAATAATTTAGACAGGAGGTAACGGTTGTAGCTGACCCACCCTCTGCCACAGCACAATAGGTATAGATTATTTTAAACCAAAGCAGATTGAGGTTATATTTAGGGGTGGCTTGGATAGTTAAAGTTGACCAGTGTAAGATAAGGAACAAAGGGAAGTTATGCAATATCTTCCTCTAAAGGCCTTTGAACTAGACCAAGCTGTTCTGCAAACTAGGCCACTCCCTTGATGCACTCACCTTGATTTGGGACCACTTCTGATATATACAGTAGTATTagaatctgttaaaaaaaaacacaaaaaaaccaacaactaaCCGATGAGAACAAAAGCCCAGCACATTTCCTGTTGTGAAAACATTCACCAGCTgtaattttgtttcaaaatagCCCACTGAACCACAAATTGAACTTAAATCATGGCTAGAAAAATTTTAAGGGCTGCTAACCTTGGTCAAAATCCATCAGTCAGCGGCACCTAAGGACAATAAGGGCCCTTGACTTGGAATCAAATGAGCTTGGTTAGACTCCCAGCTCAACTGTTTGGCTCTGTGAGTTTGGGCGAATGGCTTCCCTtcgctgagcctcagttttttcatgtATATAGTGTGCTGTTTGCACAAGTGATCTCCAGTCCCTTCATGAATACATAGAGACTAGACCCTGTGACCGTGGCTGGTGTCGTGGAACACGCAAACGAACACAAGCACCGTTACATCCACAGAGCCCAGGGACTGGACCTTCTCTGGATCTAGAACACTTGCTTATACACCATGGCCCGACTCAACCGTCACATCCTCCAGGGAGCTCACCTGTTTGTATCTTCCTCATGTATTTCCATCAAGAGTAGACTTTAGGCCCCTTCCAATTTGGGGCTGACCTCCCTCTTCCGCTCTCTGGCTGCTGCTGGAATGATGAGCCTGACAAAGCTGTCTGGGCAAAGGCATTACTGAGTGATAAAGGACACCAATAACACTCTTTTGGGTGCTATATGGGCAATACTTTGCCCTCAGGAGGATATTTCAGGCAGGCTTCCAGTCCACCACAAGCCAAGCCATGCCAGCTTGTGCATCAGGCTCTTGGAGCTCAGGAGAAGGATCTGGGCTCAACAAAATGGCTGTCAGAAGCCCCTGATGTGAGAATGGCTAGGTCTCATCATTTTGACTTGGCCAACACAAGAAGCCTTTCAAGTTAAGATAAAGCAAACTAAAAATCTGGAGGGCAAGAGCCCTTACTTCCTGTGTTTCTCTGATTTCTCTTATTGCCTAACACAGCACTGGGCACACAGAAGTGCAATTCTTGCCCTTTCAAAACTCGGCTTGGGCATTAGTCCAAGCAagctttccttctccctccttccctctaccCCTGCCCCCCGGCTCCCCTCtacccccctcccccacaccacAGCCAATAAGACGGCAAAAAGTGCCTCCTCTGTACTCTCAGGGCATCTTGTACTTATCATCTGCCTTTGCTTGTCTTTTGCCCACAACATTGTATTGTAGAGAAAATATCTGTTTGGTAATTGTGCCGCCACTGGACTGAGGGCTCTGTGAAGGCAGGGAATCTAGCACAGTATTTGACATAAGACCAG
This window contains:
- the S100A12 gene encoding protein S100-A12 → MTQLEEYLEGIVNIFHQYSVRNGHFDTLSKGELKQLLKKELANTIKNIKDKAVINEIFQGLDANQDEQVDFQEFISLVAIALKAAHYHTHKE